Proteins from a genomic interval of Streptomyces sp. Tu6071:
- the thiO gene encoding glycine oxidase ThiO has product MVGGGIVGLVTAWRAALGGARVTVVDPEPGGGAAQVAAGMLAAVTEPHHGEEALLALGLASARRWPEFAAELGEASGRDLGYRTCGTLAVALDADDRAELRELHALHTRRGLDAQWLTGRECRRLEPMLAPGIRGGLRVEGDHQVDPRRVVGALLVACARAGVEFRRARAARLVVEAERARGVVLADGARLDAARTVLAAGCFSTDLEGLPPEVAVPVRPVKGQVLRLRMDGAYADFLRRTVRAVVRGGSLYLVPRENGELVVGATSEERGRDTTVTAGGVYALLRDAHELLPGITELALTETRAGLRPASPDNAPLLGPTALPGLHLATGHGRNGVLLAPETGAVMAHALAHDALPEAALPFSPRRFTRTHTPEPVL; this is encoded by the coding sequence GTGGTCGGGGGCGGGATCGTCGGGCTCGTGACGGCGTGGCGGGCCGCGCTCGGCGGGGCGCGGGTGACCGTGGTCGATCCGGAGCCGGGGGGCGGGGCGGCGCAGGTCGCCGCCGGGATGCTCGCCGCCGTCACCGAACCGCACCACGGCGAGGAGGCGTTGCTCGCGCTCGGGCTCGCCTCGGCGCGGCGGTGGCCGGAGTTCGCCGCCGAACTGGGCGAGGCGAGCGGGCGGGACCTCGGGTACCGGACCTGCGGGACGCTCGCCGTCGCGCTGGACGCCGACGACCGCGCCGAACTGCGCGAACTCCACGCCCTGCACACGCGTCGCGGGCTCGACGCGCAGTGGCTGACGGGGCGTGAGTGCCGTCGTCTGGAGCCGATGCTCGCGCCGGGGATACGGGGCGGGCTGCGTGTCGAGGGCGACCACCAGGTCGATCCGCGCCGGGTCGTGGGGGCGCTGCTCGTCGCCTGCGCGCGGGCCGGGGTGGAGTTCCGGCGGGCGAGGGCGGCGCGGCTCGTGGTGGAGGCGGAGCGGGCGCGCGGGGTCGTCCTCGCGGACGGCGCGCGCCTCGACGCGGCGCGCACGGTGCTCGCGGCCGGGTGCTTCAGCACGGACCTGGAGGGGCTGCCGCCCGAGGTCGCCGTGCCCGTACGGCCCGTGAAGGGGCAGGTCCTGCGGCTGCGGATGGACGGCGCGTACGCGGACTTCCTGCGGCGCACGGTGCGCGCGGTCGTGCGGGGCGGGAGCCTCTACCTCGTGCCGCGCGAGAACGGCGAACTCGTGGTCGGCGCGACGAGCGAGGAGCGGGGCAGGGACACGACGGTCACGGCGGGCGGCGTGTACGCCCTGCTGCGCGACGCGCACGAACTGCTCCCCGGCATCACGGAACTCGCCCTCACCGAGACCCGTGCCGGGCTGCGCCCCGCCTCGCCCGACAACGCGCCCCTCCTCGGCCCCACGGCGCTCCCCGGGCTGCACCTCGCGACGGGCCACGGCCGCAACGGTGTCCTGCTCGCCCCGGAGACGGGCGCCGTCATGGCGCACGCGCTGGCGCACGACGCGCTGCCCGAGGCGGCGCTCCCCTTCAGTCCCCGGCGATTCACGCGTACCCACACCCCGGAGCCCGTGCTGTGA
- the thiS gene encoding sulfur carrier protein ThiS, whose product MNLDLTVRVNGAERAVPPGTTLDALVAGLSRARTGVAAAVNETVVPRGDWPATVLAAGDRVEILTAVQGG is encoded by the coding sequence GTGAACCTCGACCTGACCGTGAGAGTCAATGGCGCCGAGCGTGCCGTTCCGCCGGGAACGACGCTCGACGCGCTCGTCGCCGGGCTGAGCCGGGCCCGTACGGGCGTCGCCGCCGCCGTCAACGAGACGGTCGTCCCGCGCGGCGACTGGCCCGCGACCGTGCTCGCCGCGGGGGACCGCGTCGAGATCCTGACCGCTGTACAGGGAGGCTGA
- a CDS encoding thiazole synthase, which translates to MADDPFVLGGTTYASRLIMGTGGAPSLDVLERALTASGTELTTVAMRRLDPGTQGSVLSVLDRLGIRVLPNTAGCHTAGEAVLTARLAREALGTDLVKLEVVADERTLLPDPVELLDAAEVLVDDGFTVLPYTNDDPVLARKLEDVGCAAVMPLGSPIGSGLGIRNPHNFQLITERARVPVILDAGAGTASDVALAMELGCDAVMLASAVTRAREPELMARAMRHATEAGRLARRAGRIPRRHFAEASSPLEGRAELDPERPAF; encoded by the coding sequence ATGGCCGACGATCCTTTCGTCCTCGGCGGCACCACGTACGCCTCGCGCCTGATCATGGGGACGGGCGGGGCGCCCAGTCTCGACGTCCTGGAGCGCGCGCTGACCGCCTCGGGCACGGAGCTGACGACGGTCGCGATGCGCCGCCTGGACCCGGGCACGCAGGGTTCGGTGCTCTCGGTGCTCGACCGGCTCGGCATCCGCGTGCTGCCGAACACGGCGGGCTGCCACACGGCGGGCGAGGCGGTGCTCACGGCGCGTCTCGCGCGGGAGGCGCTCGGCACGGACCTCGTGAAGCTGGAGGTCGTCGCGGACGAGCGCACGCTGCTTCCCGACCCGGTGGAGCTGCTCGACGCGGCCGAGGTCCTCGTCGACGACGGGTTCACCGTGCTCCCGTACACGAACGACGACCCGGTGCTCGCGCGGAAGCTGGAGGACGTGGGCTGCGCGGCCGTCATGCCGCTCGGCTCGCCGATCGGCTCCGGGCTCGGCATCCGCAATCCGCACAACTTCCAGCTCATCACGGAGCGGGCGCGGGTCCCGGTGATCCTCGACGCGGGCGCCGGAACGGCCTCGGACGTGGCGCTCGCGATGGAGCTGGGCTGCGACGCGGTGATGCTCGCCTCGGCCGTGACGCGGGCGCGCGAGCCGGAGCTGATGGCGCGCGCGATGCGGCACGCGACGGAGGCGGGGCGCCTGGCCCGCCGCGCGGGCCGCATCCCGCGCCGCCACTTCGCCGAGGCGTCCTCCCCGCTGGAGGGCCGCGCCGAGCTGGACCCGGAGCGTCCGGCGTTCTGA